In Vigna angularis cultivar LongXiaoDou No.4 chromosome 8, ASM1680809v1, whole genome shotgun sequence, one DNA window encodes the following:
- the LOC108345119 gene encoding polygalacturonase QRT3, with translation MATMSPMLFIFLEITCFFVAHAYVENMSLRTLSGVTHEEALLGLKAFKASITRRDSITSTPPSYSPTPSPLPPQDLKKPHVYLVTSYGADPTGNSDSTEALLAAIEDAAKGPNEGFLMQDIKDLGGAQVHLEGGKYLISKPLQLPQPGIGNFMIHGGTIRASNNFPDGYLIDLSTTGERNSYNYEYITLKDLLLDSNFRGGGISVKNSLRINIDNCYIAHFTNTGILVQGGHETFIRNCFLGQHITAGGDKHERNFSGTGISLQGNDNAITDVVIFSAAIGIMVTGQANTISGVHCYNKASGFGGTGIYLKLPGLTQTRIVNSYMDYTNIVAEDPVQLHISSSFFLGDANIVLKSVKGIVNGLNIVDNMFSGLNHGVDVVKLDQSNGPFNQIDQVFVARNVVKGMNLKATVAKMTMQGNGTSWTADFSKLLLFPNLIKHVVYTLIVNGSTFPNHALRNASHNRVVIETNEAVTANVFVAVDQSIAS, from the exons ATGGCAACCATGTCTCCCATGTTGTTCATTTTTCTAGAGATAACTTGTTTCTTTGTGGCTCATGCTTATGTGGAGAACATGTCTCTAAGGACTCTTTCTGGTGTCACTCATGAAGAAGCACTCCTTGGACTTAAGGCATTCAAGGCCTCTATAACTAGGCGTGACTCCATTACTTCAACACCACCTTCATACTCTCCTACTCCTTCTCCTCTTCCACCACAG GATCTCAAGAAACCACATGTGTACCTTGTTACATCTTATGGTGCAGATCCAACAGGAAATTCAGACAGCACTGAAGCTCTTCTTGCAGCCATAGAAGATGCAGCCAAAGGCCCAAATGAAGGGTTCTTAATGCAGGACATCAAAGATCTTGGAGGTGCTCAGGTTCATCTTGAGGGTGGAAAGTACCTCATTAGCAAACCACTGCAATTGCCACAGCCAGGGATTGGAAACTTCATG ATACATGGGGGAACTATAAGGGCCTCAAATAATTTTCCAGATGGATATCTCATAGACTTGTCCACCACAGGAGAAAGAAATTCCTACAATTACGAATACATAACTCTAAAGGATCTCTTGCTGGATTCCAACTTCAGAGGAGGGGGCATTTCAGTGAAAAACTCACTCAGAATCAACATAGACAATTGTTACATAGCACATTTCACCAACACTGGAATCTTAGTCCAAGGTGGTCATGAAACCTTCATCAGAAACTGCTTCCTTGGCCAGCACATCACTGCTGGAGGGGACAAACATGAAAGGAACTTCTCAGGCACTGGAATAAGCCTTCAGGGAAATGACAATGCAATAACAGATGTTGTGATTTTCTCTGCTGCCATAGGAATAATGGTCACTGGTCAAGCCAACACCATTTCTGGAGTACATTGCTATAACAAGGCCTCTGGTTTTGGAGGCACTGGAATTTATTTGAAACTTCCTGGTTTGACACAAACTAGGATAGTGAATTCTTACATGGATTACACCAATATAGTTGCAGAAGACCCTGTTCAACTCCATATCTCTAGCAGTTTCTTCCTTGGTGATGCTAACATTGTGTTGAAATCAGTAAAAGGGATTGTGAATGGTCTGAACATTGTTGATAACATGTTCTCTGGCTTAAATCATGGGGTTGATGTGGTCAAGTTGGACCAATCAAATGGTCCCTTTAATCAAATTGATCAAGTTTTTGTGGCTAGGAATGTTGTGAAGGGTATGAACTTAAAGGCCACAGTTGCAAAGATGACTATGCAAGGGAATGGAACCTCATGGACAGCTGATTTTAGCAAACTTTTGCTTTTTCCTAACCTTATCAAGCATGTTGTGTATACTTTGATCGTTAATGGCAGCACCTTCCCAAATCATGCTCTCAGAAATGCGTCTCATAATCGGGTTGTGATTGAAACAAATGAGGCCGTGACTGCAAATGTTTTTGTAGCTGTGGATCAAAGTATTGCAAGTTAG
- the LOC108345537 gene encoding uncharacterized protein LOC108345537 has translation MEPTCGARAMEWSIQLEMGLRSAKPGAPVKAILEMEPRLWQWSREPESGVAPYAMFGLVPGEDRIFANAILLRLADAFRGGDIETRLSVVRVFLSERKHRNKEKKNQCKGLLSQARVANHLELLTRVKSVFDSGDLESKALALVLLGCWADFLKDNAQIRYLIFSSLVSAHDCEVRASLYATGCLCEVSDDFASVSVEMLFNIMSSSSVSLQVKLAAARVLAKCKSSYSVSHKAYKTGMELVLNSSDEDFMVAMLYSLSKLACILIPLTSYQVDFLLLFLNRERTSHVKETALRCLHFLFRRGLCENSDNSGIIHGLFSIMEEPEISMPMQYKALRVLHKVLLSIPPSSLHMELREFMRLQTIIENTSQYPGLRKSCLAICILADLCCRTKDRAAIENVFGCSSLPSRVISLIKDHIKLLLMPLLEDSQNDLRICQELQGLLKILLTVVESHPSLGCLVLDNIKEVIEYYLVTVASTDRAVRSTHLAVNFKGKKQNSFIFKFLSKIYRFLVACLDNLYVVGAIDTEVLSKVNILAEIVCQCSLIDCYTYLLYHLLLHSQPICDGLVHENDETHPASCLIKCTTFVNKVLTGTNGWTAYKVGAHAACQGEWSLATIIFRTLIQKVKSVSCCSWLNALFHYSNSEEKFQLPKQPKQGTTSIIELVGTIEFPLSCDYKDDTCARLARNIYDCNYYDQLTQSHMELCSSLKILEASATSSQEFCFQRWFLSLRARVLENLVCVVKTLREVLLNVDQNLNQVETESNDKLKFLKSYQDFNQISLQLFRLAEEFNLLRASFIGMDSESSEVLAAHSLSSSVLAFVTAFGVANIDQDSQRIFIGVKTSSNLQALTIQNLQRLFWCVDNRTRASFSLLLNYFDLNENCLSPGSGYRTCSIRYKDREVVNVCNYAVSSAVCLLQKTASEFTKNALSLVSSTLIKLMHIHLGIPKYFFKVRPFIGAELFLHNEDSVNGVEISVTHGSHITLNICLQLKNVPLNLLVKSTKCYCILHCSTSFLVPCGQTLGHSQSISEAWKDGEIFELNQKLVCHVLDGVAGKRRVGMHSRAHGNSVAVETFMDFRPNEKGQGFSHCSLDVSNFPVGSYRIKWHSCMVDSQDSYWSLLPLNPGPVFFVTKSRIG, from the exons ATGGAACCAACTTGTGGTGCTCGTGCCATGGAATGGAGCATTCAACTTGAAATGGGCCTCCGTTCTGCAAAACCtg GTGCTCCTGTCAAAGCCATATTGGAAATGGAGCCTCGCCTTTGGCAATGGAGTAGAGAACCTGAATCTGGCGTTGCTCCCTATGCTATGTTTGGTCTTGTTCCAGGCGAAGATAGAATATTTGCCAATGCTATCCTCTTGCGCCTTGCTGATGCCTTTAGGGGAGGTGACATAGAGACCAGACTTTCGGTTGTTAGGGTTTTCTTGTCTGAACGGAAACATCGCAAtaaggagaagaaaaatcaatGCAAAGGGTTGCTGTCACAGGCCAGAGTAGCTAATCACTTAGAGTTGTTAACGAGAGTAAAATCTGTTTTTGATAGTGGGGATTTGGAGTCGAAGGCACTGGCTTTGGTTTTGTTAGGTTGTTGGGCTGATTTTCTGAAAGACAATGCTCAGATTCGATACTTGATATTTTCTAGCCTTGTTTCTGCTCATGACTGTGAG GTTAGAGCATCTTTGTATGCCACTGGGTGCCTTTGTGAGGTATCAGATGATTTTGCATCTGTTTCAGTGGAgatgttatttaatataatgaGTTCATCTTCAGTGTCTTTGCAAGTAAAGTTGGCTGCTGCCCGTGTTTTGGCAAAATGCAAATCCTCTTATTCAGTTTCACATAAAGCGTACAAg ACAGGTATGGAGTTGGTACTAAATTCGTCAGATGAAGATTTTATGGTTGCTATGTTGTACTCGCTCTCAAAACTGGCTTGCATTTTAATTCCTTTAACCTCTTATCAG GTGgactttcttcttttgtttctcAATCGAGAAAGAACTTCACATGTAAAAGAAACAGCATTAAGATGCTTGCATTTTTTATTCAGAAGAGGATTGTGTGAGAACTCAGATAATTCAGGTATAATTCATGGGCTGTTTTCCATAATGGAGGAACCTGAAATTTCAATGCCCATGCAATATAAAGCTCTAAGGGTCTTGCACAAG GTCCTTCTTTCTATTCCGCCTTCTTCACTTCACATGGAACTTCGTGAGTTTATGAGGCTTCAAACTATTATTGAAAACACAAGTCAATATCCAGGCTTGAGGAAGAGCTGCTTGGCCATTTGTATTCTAGCAGATTTGTGTTGTAGGACAAAGGACAGAGCAGCAATTGAGAATGTTTTTGGTTGTTCTTCCCTTCCATCGCGTGTTATCTCTTTAATCAAAGATCATATCAAACTTTTGTTGATGCCATTGTTGGAAGATTCTCAAAATGATTTGAGAATTTGTCAGGAGCTCCAGGGTCTGCTAAAGATTCTTTTAACTGTTGTTGAAAGTCATCCTTCTCTTGGTTGTTTGGTACTTGATAACATAAAAGAAGTGATTGAATATTATCTTGTGACTGTTGCATCTACTGATCGTGCAGTACGATCAACTCATCTAGCTGTAAATTTTAAAGGGAAAAAGCaaaattcctttatttttaaatttctttccaAAATATACAGATTTCTTGTGGCATGCCTTGACAACCTTTATGTAGTTGGTGCTATCGACACTGAAGTGTTAAGTAAAGTGAATATTTTGGCCGAAATTGTATGCCAGTGTAGTTTAATTGATTGCTATACATACTTATTGTACCATTTGCTATTGCACAGTCAGCCTATTTGTGATGGCTTAGTCCATGAGAATGATGAAACACATCCGGCTAGTTGTCTTATTAAATGCACAACGTTTGTAAACAAAGTCTTGACAGGAACAAATGGCTGGACTGCTTACAAGGTTGGTGCTCATGCAGCGTGTCAGGGTGAATGGTCGCTGGCTACTATTATATTCAGGACATTAATACAGAAAGTGAAGTCTGTTTCTTGCTGTAGCTGGTTAAATGCATTGTTTCATTATTCTAATTCTGAAGAAAAATTCCAACTTCCTAAGCAGCCAAAACAGGGAACCACATCAATAATAGAGTTGGTGGGGACTATTGAATTTCCTTTATCATGTGATTACAAGGATGATACATGTGCAAGACTGGCCAGGAATATTTATGATTGTAATTACTATGATCAGCTTACTCAGTCTCATATGGAATTGTGCTCCTCCTTGAAAATTTTGGAAGCCTCTGCAACAAGTTCTCAAGAATTTTGTTTCCAGAGGTGGTTTTTATCATTAAGAGCTAGAGTGTTGGAAAATTTAGTGTGTGTGGTTAAAACTTTGAGGGAAGTTTTATTGAACGTGGATCAGAATTTAAATCAGGTAGAGACCGAGAGTAATGATAAGCTTAAATTCCTGAAGTCTTATCAAGattttaatcaaatttcttTACAACTGTTCAGACTAGCAGAAGAATTTAATCTACTTAGAGCATCTTTCATTGGGATGGACAGTGAAAGTTCTGAAGTCCTTGCAGCTCATAGTCTGAGTTCTTCAGTATTAGCATTTGTAACTGCTTTTGGAGTAGCTAATATAGACCAAGATTCTCAGAGAATTTTTATTGGTGTCAAAACCTCTAGTAATTTACAGGCTTTGACAATACAAAATTTACAGAGGCTATTTTGGTGTGTGGATAATAGAACCAGAGCGAGTTTCTCTTTGCTGTTGAATTATTTTGACCTAAACGAGAATTGTTTATCTCCAGGATCCGGTTACCGAACTTGTAGCATTAGGTATAAAGACAGAGAGGTGGTCAATGTTTGTAATTATGCTGTCTCTAGTGCTGTATGCTTGCTTCAGAAAACTGCATCTGAGTTTACCAAGAATGCTTTGTCACTAGTTTCTAGTACTTTGATAAAATTGATGCACATTCATCTTGGGATTCCAAAGTACTTCTTCAAAGTAAG ACCATTCATTGGAGCAGAACTTTTTCTCCACAATGAGGACTCTGTTAATGGGGTTGAAATATCCGTTACGCATGGCTCCCACATCACATTGAATATTTGTCTTCAATTAAAGAATGTGCCACTAAACCTGCTGGTTAAGTCAACTAAGTGTTACTGCATCCTTCATTGCAGTACGTCCTTCCTTGTCCCATGTGGACAAACCTTGGGGCACTCACAGTCTATATCTGAAGCTTGGAAAGATGGTGAGATATTTGAACTGAACCAGAAGTTGGTTTGCCATGTCTTGGATGGTGTGGCAGGAAAGAGAAGAGTTGGTATGCACAGTAGGGCCCATGGTAATAGTGTAGCTGTGGAGACATTCATGGATTTTAGACCTAATGAGAAAGGGCAAGGGTTTTCACATTGCTCACTTGATGTGTCTAACTTTCCTGTAGGTTCTTATAGAATCAAGTGGCATAGCTGTATGGTTGATAGTCAAGATTCATATTGGAGTCTCCTTCCTTTGAACCCAGGACCTGTATTTTTTGTTACAAAATCCAGAATTGGCTAA
- the LOC108345538 gene encoding receptor-like protein kinase FERONIA, whose amino-acid sequence MTIFTFTFLKLFFLLLLHFSTRLQAYTSEEVFTINCGTTGKSSDGQRTWTGDIDTKYLSSQDSTVSDKASTQSPSTNQVPFSTARLSRSQFNYSFPVSPGTKFLRLFFYPTDYPSFPRTHASFSVQSNRFTLLNDFNASLNADAQATDTIFKEYVVNVNDGERLILTFTPSHPNSYAFINGIEVLSMPTDLYYTPANDTGFTFIESSTLYSVGTSSALQTEYRIKAGGQEISPYNDSGLFRDWAAEEPYFIKLNPKNDDIPANTDGKMNIIVNPDYLAPKELFRTARSMGTNATLNRMSNLTWEFPVDYGFTYVLRLHFCELDPNIHAIGDRRFSIYIASQVADERADVMVWSQKQKGLAVHRNYGVLIPKNGTQKKFNLSLQMHPRESNVDSRYPDTFLNGLEIFKISEAGSNNLAGPNPDPVQTPQNNIPDQNGKTSSGSATTIIGAIAGVVSGIVLISLIVFLVVFFRRKRTTKPKDYNKSKSSATSKWGPLSFTTTKSTTTNSSLPSDLCRHFSLTEIKAATNNFDDVFIVGAGGFGHVYKGYIDGGSTPVAIKRLKPGSQQGAHEFMNEIEMLSQLRHLHLVSLIGYCNEMNEMILIYDFMARGTLRDHLYNTDNPAIPWKERLKICIGAARGLHYLHTGAKHTIIHRDVKTTNILLDDKWVAKVSDFGLSRIGPTGMSKAHVSTVVKGSIGYLDPEYYKRQQLTEKSDVYSFGVVLFELLCARPPLIRTAEKKQVSLADWARHCYQNGTIAQIVDPALKGRIAPECLRKFCEIGVSCLLDDGTQRPSMNDVVWMLEFALQLQESAEQRDNDNVIGGEGVNERREEGMEDLFSSGTSVGQVSDFNKSSGSVVSVSTSSEELSSSYKESDRLVSGTVFSEIVDPKPR is encoded by the coding sequence ATGACCATCTTCACTTTCACCTTCTTAAaactcttcttcctcctcctacTACACTTCTCCACACGCCTCCAAGCCTACACCTCAGAGGAAGTTTTCACCATCAATTGCGGCACCACCGGGAAGTCCTCCGACGGTCAAAGAACCTGGACCGGCGACATCGACACAAAGTACTTATCTTCCCAAGACTCCACCGTTTCAGACAAGGCCTCAACACAATCTCCTTCAACCAATCAAGTCCCCTTCTCCACTGCACGATTGTCCCGTTCCCAATTCAATTACTCCTTCCCTGTCTCCCCAGGTACCAAATTCCTTCGCCTCTTCTTCTACCCTACAGACTACCCTTCATTTCCCCGCACCCACGCATCCTTCTCCGTTCAATCCAACCGATTTACTCTCCTTAACGATTTCAACGCCTCTCTTAACGCCGACGCTCAAGCCACGGACACTATCTTCAAGGAATACGTGGTCAACGTCAACGACGGTGAGAGGCTTATCCTCACCTTCACTCCCTCGCATCCAAACTCTTACGCTTTCATCAATGGAATCGAGGTACTTTCCATGCCAACCGATTTATATTACACACCAGCAAATGACACAGGCTTCACGTTCATCGAAAGTAGCACGCTGTACAGCGTTGGAACCAGCTCTGCTCTTCAGACTGAGTATAGAATCAAAGCCGGAGGACAAGAAATCTCGCCATATAACGACAGCGGTTTGTTCAGGGATTGGGCTGCCGAAGAACCATACTTTATCAAACTCAATCCAAAGAATGATGATATACCAGCTAACACGGATGGGAAAATGAACATAATCGTCAATCCCGATTACTTGGCACCAAAGGAACTGTTCAGAACAGCGCGTAGCATGGGCACAAACGCCACTCTGAACAGAATGAGCAACCTCACTTGGGAGTTCCCCGTTGATTATGGCTTCACTTACGTTCTCAGGCTCCACTTTTGCGAGCTTGATCCCAATATTCATGCCATCGGTGACAGGCGATTCTCCATTTACATAGCGAGTCAGGTGGCTGATGAGCGTGCAGATGTAATGGTTTGGAGTCAGAAACAAAAAGGTCTAGCTGTGCATAGAAACTACGGCGTTTTAATTCCCAAAAATGGTACTCAGAAAAAGTTTAATCTTTCGCTTCAAATGCACCCTCGCGAAAGCAATGTTGATTCGAGATACCCAGATACCTTCCTGAACGGTCTAGAGATCTTCAAAATCAGTGAAGCTGGCTCAAACAACCTAGCTGGACCCAACCCGGACCCCGTTCAGACTCCGCAGAACAACATTCCCGATCAAAACGGAAAGACCAGCAGTGGAAGCGCAACGACGATTATTGGCGCCATAGCAGGGGTGGTGTCAGGCATCGTTTTGATCTCGCTAATCGTTTTCCTTGTCGTGTTTTTCAGACGCAAGAGAACCACAAAGCCAAAAGATTACAACAAGTCAAAGTCTTCTGCGACTTCCAAATGGGGTCCACTTTCCTTTACAACGACCAAGTCAACCACTACGAACTCCTCTCTACCGTCCGATCTCTGCCGCCACTTCTCCCTGACGGAGATCAAAGCCGCCACCAACAACTTCGACGACGTTTTCATCGTCGGCGCCGGGGGATTTGGCCATGTGTATAAGGGCTACATCGACGGCGGTTCCACCCCAGTGGCCATCAAGCGACTCAAACCGGGTTCACAGCAGGGCGCGCACGAGTTCATGAACGAGATCGAGATGCTCTCGCAGCTCCGCCATCTTCATCTCGTGTCCCTAATCGGATACTGCAACGAGATGAACGAGATGATCCTCATCTACGACTTCATGGCACGTGGCACCCTACGCGACCATCTCTACAACACGGACAACCCCGCTATCCCTTGGAAGGAGCGCCTGAAGATCTGCATTGGCGCCGCGCGTGGGCTGCACTATCTGCACACTGGCGCGAAGCACACGATCATCCACCGCGACGTGAAGACCACAAACATCTTGTTGGATGATAAGTGGGTGGCCAAGGTCTCGGATTTCGGGCTTTCCCGAATTGGGCCCACAGGCATGTCAAAGGCCCATGTGAGCACCGTGGTGAAGGGCAGCATAGGGTATTTAGACCCAGAGTATTATAAACGACAGCAATTGACGGAAAAGTCTGACGTGTACTCTTTCGGCGTGGTGTTGTTTGAGTTACTGTGTGCTCGTCCGCCTCTGATCCGCACCGCGGAGAAGAAACAGGTGTCACTGGCTGATTGGGCGAGACACTGTTACCAAAATGGGACCATTGCGCAGATTGTTGACCCCGCATTGAAGGGGAGGATCGCACCAGAGTGCTTGAGGAAGTTCTGCGAGATTGGGGTGAGTTGTTTGTTGGACGATGGAACGCAGAGGCCGTCGATGAACGACGTCGTTTGGATGCTGGAGTTTGCGTTGCAGTTACAAGAGAGTGCGGAACAGCGGGATAATGATAACGTGATTGGCGGTGAGGGGGTTAATGAAAGAAGAGAGGAAGGTATGGAAGATTTGTTTAGCAGTGGAACGAGTGTGGGTCAGGTTTCGGATTTTAACAAGAGTAGTGGAAGTGTGGTGAGTGTGAGTACCAGCAGCGAAGAGCTTAGTAGCAGCTATAAAGAGAGTGATAGATTAGTGTCTGGGACTGTTTTCTCTGAAATTGTTGACCCAAAGCCACGTTGA
- the LOC108344701 gene encoding uncharacterized protein LOC108344701 isoform X1, with protein sequence MGSLGRRSMSTVAKAVADITGTGNTKIRKSSSELCNFLGIPRHSRSEIALILSKFIKLYNFRSPGIKKDKIWEQNLQNLLRGRNTVGFPEIAKILSPEFSQGAINVKDKNMDSSMDNTKGKGSQKKGKPSKKQSTLWALWLPLGLSFLPAQNFVLDPHHYPFH encoded by the exons ATGGGTTCGTTGGGTCGGAGGAGCATGTCCACGGTGGCGAAAGCGGTGGCAGATATCACAGGAACCGGCAACACCAAAATCCGCAAATCTTCCAGTGAACTCTGCAACTTCCTTGGCATCCCTAGGCATTCTCGTTCCGAAATTGCCCTCATTCTCTCGAAGTTTATCAAACTCTACAATTTCCGG AGTCCTGGTATTAAGAAGGACAAGATTTGGGAGCAGAATTTGCAAAATTTGTTGCGTGGAAGAAACACTGTTGGTTTTCCTGAGATTGCCAAGATACTGTCTCCGGAGTTCAGCCAGGGTGCCATTAATGTGAAGGACAAAAACATGGATTCTTCGATGGATAACACAAAGGGGAAAGGTTCTCAAAAGAAAGGGAAGCCTTCTAAGAA ACAATCCACTCTTTGGGCTTTGTGGTTGCCTCTTGGACTATCCTTTCTTCCGGCCCAAAACTTCGTTCTTGATCCCCATCATTACCCCTTCCACTAA
- the LOC108344701 gene encoding uncharacterized protein LOC108344701 isoform X2 — protein MGSLGRRSMSTVAKAVADITGTGNTKIRKSSSELCNFLGIPRHSRSEIALILSKFIKLYNFRSPGIKKDKIWEQNLQNLLRGRNTVGFPEIAKILSPEFSQGAINVKDKNMDSSMDNTKGKGSQKKGKPSKK, from the exons ATGGGTTCGTTGGGTCGGAGGAGCATGTCCACGGTGGCGAAAGCGGTGGCAGATATCACAGGAACCGGCAACACCAAAATCCGCAAATCTTCCAGTGAACTCTGCAACTTCCTTGGCATCCCTAGGCATTCTCGTTCCGAAATTGCCCTCATTCTCTCGAAGTTTATCAAACTCTACAATTTCCGG AGTCCTGGTATTAAGAAGGACAAGATTTGGGAGCAGAATTTGCAAAATTTGTTGCGTGGAAGAAACACTGTTGGTTTTCCTGAGATTGCCAAGATACTGTCTCCGGAGTTCAGCCAGGGTGCCATTAATGTGAAGGACAAAAACATGGATTCTTCGATGGATAACACAAAGGGGAAAGGTTCTCAAAAGAAAGGGAAGCCTTCTAAGAAGTAG
- the LOC108345135 gene encoding PI-PLC X domain-containing protein At5g67130, translated as MGSLPCFLLVIILPLCYCVDAACFNGKCKLNDECSSNGDCGTGLYCFSCPRGFSGSRCVRSSVTDQFKLINNSLPFNKYAFLTTHNSFAIDGEPSNRRVHQVTIINQEDSVTQQLKNGVRGLMLDAYDFDGDVWLCHSFGGHCHDITAFEPAIDTLKEVAAFLSANPEEIVTLILEDYVKTPKGLTRVFTEAGLMKFWFPVTRMPKKGGDWPLVSDMVAKNQRLIVFTSRKSKEQSEGIAYQWNYMVENQYGDGGRKAGSCPNRKESSPLDDMSKSLVLINYFRTIPLKPITCKDNSGGLVDMLKTCHGAAGNRWANYVAVDYYKRSEGGGSFKALDKLNGKLLCGCDDVHACVPGSTSQACSAQKA; from the exons ATGGGTTCTCTTCCGTGCTTTCTTTTGGTAATTATTCTTCCCTTGTGTTATTGTGTTGATGCTGCTTGCTTCAATGGAAAATGCAAG CTAAATGATGAGTGCTCGTCCAATGGTGATTGTGGAACCGGACTCTATTGTTTCTCATGTCCACGTGGGTTTTCAGGCTCTAGGTGTGTGAGATCTTCTGTCACAGATCAATTCAAGCTCATA AATAATTCTCTTCCATTCAACAAGTATGCCTTTTTGACAACGCACAATTCTTTTGCTATTGATGGAGAACCATCTAACAGAAGAGTACATCAAGTCACCATCATTAATCAAGAAGACAGTGTAACCCAGCAGCTAAAA AATGGAGTTCGGGGACTAATGCTAGATGCGTATGATTTTGATGGAGATGTATGGTTATGTCATTCATTTGGAGGCCACTGCCATGACATCACAGCTTTT GAACCAGCTATAGATACACTTAAGGAAGTTGCAGCTTTTCTATCTGCCAACCCAGAGGAAATTGTCACACTCATACTGGAGGATTATGTTAAAACACCCAAAGGATTGACAAGAGTCTTCACCGAAGCTGGTTTGATGAAGTTTTGGTTTCCTGTGACGAGAATGCCAAAAAAAGGAGGAGACTGGCCTCTTGTGAGTGATATGGTTGCTAAAAATCAAAGGCTAATTGTGTTCACTTCAAGAAAATCTAAAGAACAAAGTGAAGGCATTGCATACCAGTGGAATTACATGGTTGAAAATCAGT atggagatggaggaagaaaaGCAGGAAGTTGTCCAAATAGAAAAGAATCTTCTCCTCTTGATGACATGAGCAAGTCCTTAGTGTTAATAAACTATTTTCGCACTATTCCACTTAAGCCAATCACATGTAAAGATAACTCTGGAGGTCTCGTTGACATGCTCAAAACCTGTCATGGTGCTGCTGGCAACAGGTGGGCTAATTATGTTGCTGTTGACTATTACAAG AGAAGTGAAGGAGGAGGATCCTTTAAAGCTTTGGATAAACTCAATGGGAAGCTCTTGTGTGGTTGTGATGATGTCCATGCCTGTGTG ccAGGATCTACTTCACAAGCTTGCTCAGCCCAGAAAGCATAG
- the LOC108344519 gene encoding probable receptor-like protein kinase At5g59700 — translation MAPFCSLPFFTTTKSKTTSECNPIEQLCHRFSLAELQAATNGFMPSLIVNGEGQCQVYKAHLKGHGDVAIKHFKTRSPDRDIEFRVEVKILCQLHHPNVVPLVGFCDHKHDKFVVYDYVSNGSLHDCLHGTNNNSVVPLSWIQRLNICIGVARGLHYIYFETKIPIIHRAVKSSNVLLDHNLVPKVADFGLCKKHPQEESRPKPPRVELRENLEVSLEYMEPEYFMTGRLSNKSDVYSFGVVMLEILCRKKACFLTPGGECEYLAKWAFDDERKGVLEKIVDPSLIGKIAPACWKVFIEIVQRCLASVEERPTMGEVVVILENAFLLQERADV, via the coding sequence ATGGCTCCTTTTTGCTCTCTTCCATTTTTCACCACCACAAAATCCAAAACCACGAGCGAATGTAATCCAATAGAACAGCTCTGTCACCGCTTCTCTCTTGCTGAGCTTCAAGCAGCCACAAATGGGTTCATGCCGAGTTTAATTGTCAATGGAGAAGGTCAATGTCAGGTCTACAAAGCCCACCTCAAAGGCCATGGAGACGTAGCCATCAAGCACTTCAAGACTAGAAGCCCAGATCGTGATATAGAATTCAGGGTCGAAGTCAAGATTCTGTGTCAACTACACCACCCAAATGTTGTTCCTTTGGTTGGTTTCTGTGATCACAAACATGACAAGTTTGTTGTGTATGATTATGTCTCCAATGGAAGCCTCCATGATTGTTTGCATGGCACCAACAATAACAGTGTTGTTCCCTTGTCATGGATACAAAGACTTAACATCTGCATCGGGGTGGCTCGTGGACTGCACTACATTTACTTCGAAACCAAGATACCCATCATACACCGTGCTGTGAAATCAAGCAACGTTCTTTTGGACCATAATTTGGTGCCTAAAGTGGCAGATTTTGGACTTTGCAAGAAGCACCCACAAGAGGAGTCAAGGCCAAAGCCACCAAGAGTTGAGTTGAGGGAGAACTTGGAGGTTAGTTTGGAATACATGGAGCCGGAGTATTTTATGACTGGAAGGTTATCAAACAAATCAGATGTGTACTCTTTTGGGGTGGTAATGTTAGAGATTTTGTGTAGGAAGAAAGCTTGTTTTTTAACCCCAGGTGGAGAATGTGAGTACCTTGCTAAGTGGGCCTTTGATGATGAAAGGAAGGGGGTTCTTGAGAAGATTGTTGACCCATCTCTCATTGGAAAAATAGCACCTGCTTGTTGGAAAGTGTTCATTGAGATTGTTCAGAGATGTTTGGCATCAGTTGAAGAGAGGCCAACGATGGGTGAAGTGGTAGTGATTCTTGAAAATGCATTTTTGTTGCAAGAGAGAGCAGATGTGTGA